One stretch of Nicotiana tabacum cultivar K326 chromosome 18, ASM71507v2, whole genome shotgun sequence DNA includes these proteins:
- the LOC107761252 gene encoding isoleucine N-monooxygenase 2-like, which yields MVSTFFSYITTLWQIFFSIILKITSKLLGTTRNKPLLPPGPKPWPVFGCIPQMVLNKKPAFEWIHKLMEEMNTEIACIRLGNVHVIPVTSPELACLFLKNQDSIFSSSPICMYANLVSNGCLTSLFLPMGDQWMKMRRILPSHVLSATSFQWLPRKRDEEADHIIRFVYDQCINKRLVINLRKVTRYYCANVINNMIFSKRLLGKRIIENGGPLVELQQDQEKQIDAIFTLLEYFHSFSISDYLPWLSRFYLDGHKAIIKKAFPIATKHIDLEIDQRIHIWKHGNKNVEEDILDVLIMLRDSNGNTMLNAKEIKAQVLEFMLAMLDNPSYAFQWTIKEMLNQPMIMQRAIEEIDNVIGGKKFVQESDLPQLNYVKACIKGSFRLHPLAAFNAPHVSVSNSVVGEYFIIKNERNNSEVSFPMIQIVFVELVFSTLISSYHYFAAVIAAITTLLLHLEIELSIWAGSG from the exons atggtTTCTACTTTCTTTAGCTATATTACTACTCTATGGCAAATTTTCTTTTCCATAATCCTTAAGATAACAAGCAAATTATTGGGTACTACAAGAAATAAGCCATTATTGCCTCCAGGTCCAAAACCATGGCCAGTATTTGGTTGCATTCCTCAAATGGTACTAAACAAGAAGCCAGCATTTGAGTGGATACACAAACTAATGGAGGAAATGAATACTGAAATTGCTTGCATTCGTCTTGGTAATGTTCATGTCATTCCTGTCACTTCTCCTGAGCTTGCTTGCCTATTTTTAAAGAATCAAGACTCGATTTTCTCGTCGAGTCCTATTTGCATGTACGCAAACCTCGTTAGCAATGGCTGCTTGACTTCACTTTTTCTTCCTATGGGTGATCAATGGATGAAAATGAGAAGAATCCTTCCTTCCCATGTCCTCTCAGCTACATCATTTCAATGGCTTCCTCGTAAGAGAGATGAAGAAGCTGACCATATTATTCGATTCGTTTATGATCAGTGCATTAACAAACGTCTTGTTATTAACTTGAGAAAAGTGACAAGATACTATTGTGCAAATGTTATTAACAATATGATTTTCAGCAAGAGATTACTTGGAAAAAGAATAATAGAAAATGGAGGACCATTAGTAGAATTACAACAAGATCAGGAGAAGCAAATTGATGCAATTTTTACACTActtgaatattttcattcttttAGTATCTCAGATTACTTACCATGGTTAAGTAGATTTTATTTAGATGGTCACAAGGCAATTATTAAGAAAGCCTTTCCCATAGCAACAAAACACATTGATCTTGAAATTGACCAGAGGATTCATATTTGGAAGCATGGCAACAAAAATGTGGAAGAAGACATCCTTGATGTTCTTATCATGCTCAGAGATAGTAATGGGAATACTATGTTGAATGCTAAAGAGATTAAAGCGCAAGTCCTT GAATTCATGCTTGCTATGTTAGATAATCCGTCATATGCATTCCAATGGACAATCAAAGAAATGTTGAACCAACCAATGATAATGCAAAGGGCCATAGAAGAGATTGACAATGTCATTGGGGGCAAAAAATTTGTTCAAGAATCCGACTTGCCACAGTTAAATTATGTCAAAGCTTGTATTAAAGGGTCATTTCGACTACATCCCTTGGCGGCTTTTAACGCTCCTCATGTGTCAGTATCAAATTCTGTTGTTGGTGAATACTTCATAATAAAGAAT gAAAGAAACAATTCAGAAGTGTCTTTTCCTATGATTCAAATTGTCTTCGTTGAGTTGGTTTTCAGTACACTCATTTCTTCGTATCATTATTTTGCTGCAGTAATAGCTGCCATTACTACTCTTCTTCTACACTTAGAAATAGAGCTGTCAATATGGGCTGGGTCGGGCTAG